A window from Streptomyces sp. NBC_00299 encodes these proteins:
- a CDS encoding glycosyltransferase, translated as MNSSVNSSGNPSVNPSTNTGLRIVRLANFVAPASGGLRTALRELGKGFKLAGHDPVLIVPGEKYSDCETEQGRVITLPGPMLPGTGGYRVLVDKRRVAALLEELAPDRLEVSDRTTLRWTGKWARRARVRAAMVSHETADGVLRTWGLSENLSRRAADALNLRTAHTYSKVVCTTEFAEREFVRIGARNVVRAPLGVDLMNRRPTLRDAALRETHARADEKLLVMCSRLSVEKRPGTALDALESLRRRGVRAVLVVAGNGPLRAGLEKRAQERDLPVTFLGHVADRSLLGALQASADICLAPGPAETFGLAALEAMACGTPVVASASSALPEVIGSAGATAADNGDAFADAVEMLLDRSERERREAARARAECFGWGTAVDAFLAAHEAAVPVRPFARAEGAA; from the coding sequence ATGAACTCCTCGGTGAACTCCTCAGGCAACCCGTCCGTGAACCCGTCGACGAACACCGGGCTGCGGATCGTCCGGCTGGCGAACTTCGTCGCCCCCGCCTCCGGAGGCCTGCGCACCGCGCTGCGCGAACTGGGCAAGGGCTTCAAGCTGGCGGGCCACGACCCCGTCCTCATCGTGCCGGGTGAGAAGTACAGCGACTGCGAGACCGAGCAGGGCCGTGTGATCACCCTGCCCGGCCCGATGCTGCCCGGCACCGGCGGCTACCGCGTGCTCGTCGACAAGCGGCGGGTCGCGGCCCTCCTGGAGGAGCTCGCCCCCGACCGCCTGGAGGTCTCCGACCGGACGACGCTGCGGTGGACCGGCAAGTGGGCCCGCCGCGCCCGGGTCCGCGCGGCGATGGTCTCCCACGAGACCGCCGACGGCGTGCTGCGCACCTGGGGCCTGTCGGAGAACCTGTCCCGGCGGGCCGCCGACGCCCTCAACCTCCGTACCGCCCACACCTACTCGAAGGTCGTGTGCACCACCGAGTTCGCCGAGCGGGAGTTCGTGCGGATCGGCGCCCGCAACGTGGTGCGGGCTCCGCTGGGCGTCGACCTGATGAACCGGCGGCCCACCCTGCGGGACGCGGCGCTGCGCGAGACCCACGCGCGTGCGGACGAGAAGCTGCTCGTGATGTGCTCCCGGCTCTCCGTGGAGAAGCGGCCCGGCACCGCCCTGGACGCCCTGGAGTCGCTCCGCCGGCGCGGCGTGCGAGCGGTGCTCGTGGTGGCCGGCAACGGGCCCCTGCGGGCCGGCCTGGAGAAGCGGGCGCAGGAGCGCGACCTGCCGGTGACCTTCCTCGGGCATGTCGCCGACCGCAGCCTGCTCGGCGCGCTGCAGGCCTCCGCCGACATCTGCCTGGCCCCCGGGCCCGCCGAGACGTTCGGGCTCGCCGCGCTGGAGGCCATGGCCTGCGGCACGCCTGTCGTGGCGAGCGCGTCCTCCGCGCTGCCTGAGGTGATCGGCTCCGCCGGAGCCACCGCGGCGGACAACGGCGACGCCTTCGCGGACGCCGTGGAGATGCTGCTCGACCGTTCCGAGCGCGAGCGCCGCGAGGCGGCACGCGCGCGTGCGGAGTGCTTCGGCTGGGGCACGGCGGTGGACGCCTTCCTCGCCGCGCACGAAGCGGCGGTGCCGGTACGTCCCTTCGCCCGTGCGGAGGGCGCGGCATGA
- a CDS encoding biotin-dependent carboxyltransferase family protein, with protein sequence MTDRALSVVRAGALTTVQDLGRPGHAHLGVPRSGALDGPAAALVNRLVGNPPEAAVLETTLNGCAVRPRSTVTVAVGGAPCRVTVDGRPVAWGAAVRVPADALLDVGGAMSGVRSYVAVSGGIAVEPVLGSRSTDLLSGLGPAPLTDGTVLPLGRPTQPHARVDVAPQPAPPSELVLRVTPGPRDDWFTPAAVRAFTSHPYRVSASSNRIGLRTEGPALERALTRELPSEGVVLGAVQVPPDGRPVVFLADHPTTGGYPVIAVVRAADLPAAAQAVPGTPVRFVAVRRR encoded by the coding sequence ATGACCGACCGCGCGCTGTCCGTCGTACGCGCCGGGGCGCTCACCACCGTGCAGGACCTCGGCCGGCCCGGGCACGCCCACCTCGGGGTGCCCCGCTCGGGTGCGCTGGACGGGCCCGCGGCGGCGCTGGTCAACCGCCTGGTCGGCAACCCTCCGGAGGCAGCCGTACTGGAGACCACGCTCAACGGCTGTGCGGTACGGCCCCGTTCGACGGTGACCGTGGCGGTCGGCGGCGCGCCCTGCCGCGTCACGGTGGACGGACGTCCGGTCGCCTGGGGCGCTGCGGTGCGCGTGCCCGCCGATGCGCTTCTGGACGTCGGCGGGGCCATGTCCGGCGTGCGGAGCTATGTGGCTGTGTCCGGCGGCATCGCCGTCGAGCCCGTCCTCGGCAGCCGCTCCACGGACCTGCTGTCCGGCCTCGGCCCAGCGCCTCTCACGGACGGCACGGTGCTCCCCCTGGGCCGGCCGACGCAGCCGCACGCGCGCGTGGACGTCGCACCGCAGCCGGCGCCCCCCTCCGAACTGGTCCTGCGGGTGACGCCGGGCCCGCGCGACGACTGGTTCACCCCGGCGGCCGTACGTGCCTTCACTTCCCACCCCTATCGCGTGTCCGCCTCGAGCAACCGCATCGGGCTGCGCACCGAGGGCCCGGCCCTGGAACGGGCGCTCACCCGCGAACTCCCCAGCGAGGGCGTGGTCCTGGGCGCCGTCCAGGTCCCGCCCGACGGCCGGCCGGTCGTGTTCCTGGCCGACCACCCGACGACGGGCGGCTACCCGGTGATCGCCGTCGTCCGCGCGGCCGACCTCCCGGCCGCCGCACAGGCGGTACCGGGGACGCCAGTCCGCTTCGTGGCCGTACGCCGTCGCTGA
- a CDS encoding 5-oxoprolinase subunit B family protein: MRAVPVGDDALLVEVASGEEARALHADLLRRRAQGSLSVREIVPAARTVLLDGLADPARLASELTTSEVPHAPPRAGEVVELPVRYDGPDLADVAAHWGVSPTEVARIHADTEFSVAFCGFAPGFGYLTGLPPRYDVPRRATPRTAVPAGAVALAGPYTGVYPRSSPGGWQLIGTADAVLWDHTRVPAALLSPGTRVRFVPVGSS, from the coding sequence ATGAGGGCGGTGCCCGTCGGCGACGACGCCCTGCTCGTCGAGGTGGCCTCGGGCGAGGAGGCCCGGGCGCTCCACGCCGATCTGCTGCGCCGCCGCGCGCAGGGCTCGCTGTCCGTCCGCGAGATCGTCCCGGCGGCCCGTACGGTGCTGCTCGACGGGCTCGCCGACCCGGCCCGCCTGGCCTCCGAACTGACCACCTCCGAAGTGCCGCACGCTCCCCCACGCGCGGGTGAGGTCGTCGAGCTCCCGGTGCGCTACGACGGCCCGGACCTGGCCGACGTCGCCGCGCACTGGGGCGTCTCCCCGACCGAGGTGGCCCGCATCCACGCGGACACCGAATTCAGCGTCGCCTTCTGCGGTTTCGCCCCCGGGTTCGGCTATCTGACCGGCCTGCCGCCGCGCTACGACGTCCCGCGCCGGGCCACGCCGCGTACGGCCGTCCCCGCCGGTGCGGTGGCGCTGGCGGGCCCGTACACGGGCGTGTATCCGCGCTCGTCGCCGGGCGGGTGGCAGCTGATCGGCACCGCGGACGCCGTGCTGTGGGACCACACGCGTGTGCCGGCGGCGCTGCTGTCGCCGGGCACGCGCGTGCGCTTCGTTCCGGTGGGGAGCTCATGA
- a CDS encoding LamB/YcsF family protein, producing MTSIDLNADLGEGFGRWQLTDDERLLSVVTSANVACGFHAGDAATMRRVCEQAAERGVRIGAQVSYRDLAGFGRRAMDVPPAELAAEVAYQIGALAVFARAAGTRVSYVKPHGALYNRVVHDEEQAGAVVDGVLLADAALPVLGLPGSRLLELAAKAGLGAVKEAFADRAYTEQGTLVPRGQEGAVVTDPEAVVERSVGLARSGVVTSHSGVPVAVRARSLCLHGDTPGAVELARLVRARLEESGVRVEAFV from the coding sequence ATGACCTCCATCGACCTGAACGCCGACCTCGGCGAGGGCTTCGGCCGCTGGCAGCTCACCGACGACGAACGGCTGCTGTCGGTCGTCACCAGCGCCAACGTGGCCTGCGGCTTCCACGCCGGGGACGCGGCCACCATGCGGCGGGTGTGCGAGCAGGCGGCCGAGCGCGGGGTACGGATCGGCGCCCAGGTCTCCTACCGGGACCTGGCGGGGTTCGGGCGGCGCGCGATGGACGTGCCGCCCGCCGAGCTGGCGGCCGAAGTGGCCTACCAGATCGGCGCCCTGGCGGTCTTCGCGCGGGCGGCGGGCACGCGCGTGTCGTACGTCAAGCCGCACGGCGCCCTCTACAACCGCGTCGTGCACGACGAGGAGCAGGCCGGCGCGGTCGTCGACGGCGTGCTCCTGGCGGACGCCGCGCTGCCCGTGCTCGGTCTGCCCGGCTCGCGGTTGCTGGAGCTGGCCGCCAAGGCCGGGCTCGGGGCCGTCAAGGAGGCGTTCGCGGACCGCGCGTACACCGAGCAGGGCACGCTCGTGCCGCGCGGGCAGGAGGGCGCCGTGGTCACCGACCCGGAGGCCGTCGTGGAGCGCTCGGTGGGCCTGGCCCGCTCGGGCGTGGTCACCTCCCACTCCGGAGTTCCCGTGGCGGTACGCGCGCGTTCCCTGTGCCTGCACGGGGATACGCCCGGCGCCGTCGAACTGGCCCGGCTGGTGCGGGCGCGGCTGGAGGAGTCGGGTGTGCGCGTGGAGGCCTTCGTATGA
- a CDS encoding putative hydro-lyase, which produces MTEARPLSLEADRPLTLVDKHAHAWSPQTARARFREGLAGPTAGVAAGHTQVNLISVPADWAYDMLLFCQRNPKPCPVLDVTDAGSWTTVLADGADLRTDLPRYRVWRDGELVDEPKDVRAHWRDDLVSFLIGCSFTFEWALAEAGVPIRHIEQGRNVPMYVTSRQCRPAGRLHGPMVVSMRPVPPEHVAAALRETGLLPAVHGSPVHCGDPSALGIAELGRPDFGDPVEAEPDDIPLFWACGVTPQAAVMASRPPFAITHAPGQMFLSDARDEQYRIA; this is translated from the coding sequence CTGACGGAGGCCCGTCCGCTCAGCCTCGAAGCGGACCGCCCCCTCACCCTCGTCGACAAGCACGCGCACGCGTGGAGCCCGCAAACCGCACGCGCCCGCTTCCGGGAAGGCCTCGCCGGGCCCACCGCCGGGGTCGCCGCGGGGCACACCCAGGTCAACCTGATCTCGGTGCCCGCCGACTGGGCGTACGACATGCTGCTGTTCTGCCAGCGCAACCCCAAGCCCTGCCCCGTCCTGGACGTCACGGACGCCGGTTCCTGGACGACCGTCCTCGCCGACGGCGCCGACCTGCGGACCGATCTGCCGCGCTACCGGGTGTGGCGGGACGGCGAGTTGGTGGACGAGCCGAAGGACGTACGTGCGCACTGGCGCGACGACCTGGTGTCGTTCCTCATCGGTTGCAGCTTCACCTTCGAGTGGGCGCTGGCCGAGGCCGGCGTCCCGATCCGCCACATCGAGCAGGGCCGCAACGTCCCGATGTACGTGACCAGCCGCCAGTGCCGGCCGGCGGGGCGGCTGCACGGCCCGATGGTGGTGTCCATGCGCCCGGTGCCGCCGGAGCATGTGGCGGCGGCGCTGCGGGAGACCGGTCTCCTCCCGGCGGTGCACGGCAGCCCCGTGCACTGCGGCGATCCGTCGGCGCTGGGCATCGCCGAGCTCGGCCGCCCCGACTTCGGCGATCCGGTCGAGGCGGAGCCGGACGACATCCCGCTGTTCTGGGCCTGCGGAGTGACCCCGCAAGCCGCTGTGATGGCCTCGCGGCCGCCGTTCGCCATCACCCACGCACCGGGCCAGATGTTCCTGAGCGACGCCCGTGACGAGCAGTACCGCATCGCCTGA
- a CDS encoding MFS transporter has protein sequence MSTTPPPQALKDTQATTDERADDDGAFGWLRALGPRGRRAFAGAFGGYALDSYDYFTLPLSMVALAAYFGLDSGQTGLFTTVTLVVSAIGGALAGVLADRIGRVKALMITVITYAVFTVACGFAPNYEWLLVFRALQGLGFGGEWAVGAILVAEYASAKHRGRTLGAIQSSWAVGWALAAIMYTVVFSLVDDDLAWRVMFWTGALPALLVIWMRRRVHDAPEAVAVREQSPQKGSFAAIFKPGLLRTTIFAGLLSTGVQGGYYTLATWVPTYLKTERDLSVVGTGGYLTFLISGAFIGYLTGGYLTDRLGRRRNIWLFALLSAVCILAYANIPSGSNTLLLVLGFPLGFCMSAIFSGFGSYLSELYPTAVRGTGQGFTYNTGRAVGAVFPTMVGFLADSWGVGGALVFGAIGYGIAALALLGLPETRGKELA, from the coding sequence ATGAGCACGACCCCTCCACCGCAGGCTCTGAAAGACACCCAGGCCACCACCGACGAACGCGCCGACGACGACGGCGCGTTCGGCTGGCTGCGCGCCCTCGGCCCGCGTGGCCGCCGCGCCTTCGCGGGCGCTTTCGGCGGCTATGCCCTGGATTCGTACGACTACTTCACACTGCCGCTGAGCATGGTCGCGCTGGCCGCCTACTTCGGCCTGGACAGCGGCCAGACCGGCCTCTTCACCACCGTCACGCTGGTGGTCTCCGCGATCGGCGGCGCACTCGCCGGCGTGCTGGCCGACCGAATAGGCCGGGTCAAGGCGCTGATGATCACGGTCATCACGTACGCGGTCTTCACCGTCGCCTGCGGCTTCGCCCCCAACTACGAGTGGCTGCTGGTCTTCCGCGCCCTCCAGGGCCTCGGCTTCGGCGGCGAATGGGCGGTCGGCGCGATCCTGGTAGCCGAGTACGCGAGCGCCAAGCACCGTGGCCGCACGCTCGGAGCGATCCAGAGCTCGTGGGCCGTCGGCTGGGCCCTGGCCGCGATCATGTACACCGTCGTCTTCTCGCTCGTCGACGACGACCTGGCCTGGCGCGTGATGTTCTGGACCGGCGCACTGCCCGCGCTGCTCGTCATCTGGATGCGGCGCCGGGTGCACGACGCCCCCGAGGCCGTCGCCGTACGTGAACAGAGCCCCCAGAAGGGTTCGTTCGCGGCCATCTTCAAGCCCGGGCTGCTGCGTACGACGATCTTCGCCGGACTGCTCTCCACGGGCGTCCAGGGCGGCTACTACACCCTCGCCACCTGGGTGCCGACCTATCTGAAGACCGAGCGCGACCTGTCGGTCGTCGGTACGGGCGGCTATCTGACGTTCCTGATCTCGGGCGCCTTCATCGGTTACCTCACCGGCGGTTACCTCACCGACCGGCTGGGCCGTCGGCGCAACATCTGGCTGTTCGCGCTGCTGTCGGCCGTCTGCATCCTGGCGTACGCGAACATCCCCAGTGGCTCCAACACCCTGCTCCTGGTGCTCGGTTTCCCGCTCGGGTTCTGCATGTCGGCGATCTTCAGCGGCTTCGGGTCCTACCTGAGCGAGCTGTACCCGACGGCGGTGCGCGGCACGGGACAGGGCTTCACGTACAACACCGGCCGCGCGGTGGGTGCCGTCTTCCCCACCATGGTCGGCTTCCTGGCCGACAGCTGGGGCGTGGGCGGTGCGCTGGTCTTCGGCGCGATCGGCTACGGCATCGCCGCACTGGCCCTGCTCGGGCTGCCGGAGACGCGCGGGAAGGAGCTGGCGTGA
- a CDS encoding GntR family transcriptional regulator, producing MAEQLGGLADDRALLGRTSTAERVSDILRSRISEGYFAPGTRLSEDSIGGALGVSRNTLREAFRLLTHERLLVHELNRGVFVRVLTVEDVEDIYRTRRLVECAVVRGLGEPPYPLEGPAEAVAEGQRAVREGDWKGLGTANIHFHRELVALAGSERTDELMRSVFAELRLAFHVVDDPHRLHEPYLARNQQILRALEAGDRSGAEKLLAVYLEDSLERVVEVYRRRVGEGEALA from the coding sequence ATGGCAGAGCAGCTGGGCGGACTGGCCGACGACCGTGCCCTCCTGGGTCGTACGAGCACGGCGGAGCGGGTCTCGGACATCCTCAGAAGCCGCATCTCCGAGGGCTACTTCGCACCCGGCACCCGGCTGTCGGAGGACAGCATCGGAGGGGCGCTGGGTGTGTCCCGCAACACACTGCGCGAGGCGTTCCGGCTGCTCACCCATGAACGGCTCCTCGTCCACGAGCTGAACCGGGGCGTGTTCGTGCGGGTCCTCACGGTGGAGGACGTCGAGGACATCTACCGCACCCGTCGCCTCGTCGAGTGCGCCGTCGTCCGCGGGCTCGGCGAACCGCCGTACCCCCTGGAGGGGCCCGCCGAAGCCGTCGCCGAGGGGCAGCGCGCGGTGCGTGAAGGTGACTGGAAAGGGCTGGGGACGGCCAACATCCACTTCCACCGCGAACTGGTGGCCCTCGCGGGCAGCGAACGCACCGACGAACTCATGCGCAGCGTCTTCGCCGAGCTGCGGCTCGCTTTCCACGTCGTCGACGATCCGCACCGGCTGCACGAGCCGTACCTCGCACGCAACCAGCAGATCCTCCGGGCCCTGGAGGCGGGGGACCGGAGCGGGGCCGAGAAGTTGCTCGCGGTCTATCTCGAGGACTCGCTGGAGCGGGTGGTCGAGGTGTACCGGCGGCGGGTGGGGGAGGGTGAAGCACTCGCCTAG